The following proteins come from a genomic window of Pseudomonas sp. MAG733B:
- a CDS encoding type II toxin-antitoxin system RelE/ParE family toxin, whose protein sequence is MKRFAFVNEAATREYKDLPGWVQDEFGKDLMRVQYSADPELAIKQLSSVGAGAIELIINGNPAYRCVYIAKYAGTIFVLHSFVKTTNGTDRHAMAVAQDRLKELKRELRNLGFNV, encoded by the coding sequence TTGAAGAGATTTGCTTTTGTAAACGAAGCTGCAACGCGTGAGTACAAAGATCTACCGGGCTGGGTGCAAGATGAGTTCGGGAAAGACCTGATGCGTGTGCAATACAGCGCAGATCCAGAGCTCGCAATAAAGCAGCTGAGTTCAGTAGGTGCGGGCGCCATTGAGTTGATCATCAATGGCAATCCGGCATACCGATGCGTCTACATTGCGAAGTATGCAGGCACCATTTTCGTCCTTCATTCATTCGTAAAAACGACAAACGGAACCGATCGTCACGCAATGGCCGTTGCCCAAGACCGGCTGAAGGAGCTGAAAAGGGAGCTACGAAACCTAGGGTTTAATGTCTAG
- a CDS encoding DeoR/GlpR family DNA-binding transcription regulator, whose protein sequence is MKVSERHRAILELVRIGDANVEQLSAALGVSEATVRRDLTMLAKQRHLVRTYGGATAVVGVHEPEASLEERKTSQWEQKDAIALAAAAHVQDGDTVLLDGGTTCAALAHHLCSRQDVHVVTNNLLAVMTLANAPGVRLTLIGGDLRGSSMSTLGPLAELTLSRLSVDKAFLGADGVVAEFGLCEASAQQAYLKECIIKRAAQIVVLADTDKLGRARQQHWTPIEREWRLITCAAADEAMLAPFYALKQITVETVIV, encoded by the coding sequence ATGAAAGTGTCCGAACGTCACCGCGCCATCCTCGAACTCGTGCGCATCGGCGATGCCAACGTCGAGCAATTGAGCGCGGCGCTCGGCGTCTCGGAAGCGACCGTGCGACGCGACCTGACCATGCTCGCCAAACAGCGGCACCTGGTGCGCACCTACGGCGGCGCCACCGCTGTGGTCGGCGTGCACGAACCGGAAGCCTCGCTGGAAGAACGCAAAACCAGCCAGTGGGAACAGAAAGACGCCATCGCCCTGGCGGCCGCTGCCCACGTGCAGGACGGCGATACTGTGCTGCTCGACGGCGGCACAACCTGCGCCGCACTGGCCCATCACCTTTGCTCACGCCAGGACGTGCACGTGGTCACCAACAACCTGCTCGCCGTGATGACTTTGGCCAACGCACCCGGTGTACGACTGACCCTGATCGGCGGCGACCTGCGCGGGTCGAGCATGAGCACGTTGGGACCCTTGGCGGAACTGACCCTCAGCCGCTTGAGCGTCGACAAAGCCTTCCTCGGCGCGGACGGCGTGGTCGCGGAATTCGGCTTGTGCGAAGCGAGTGCGCAGCAGGCCTATCTCAAGGAGTGCATCATCAAACGGGCGGCGCAGATCGTCGTCCTCGCCGACACCGACAAACTCGGCCGCGCGCGGCAACAGCATTGGACGCCGATTGAGCGCGAGTGGCGGTTGATAACCTGTGCGGCGGCGGATGAGGCGATGCTTGCGCCGTTTTATGCGCTCAAGCAGATCACTGTGGAAACGGTGATCGTGTAG
- a CDS encoding helix-turn-helix transcriptional regulator gives MAIQFFDSPFHVTHDEELASKMALKMELSIFISDCIKKLGLKQSEAASLLNVTQSRISELTTGKIEKFTIDAMMDMLDRLGFRTTFTLPSNEAGALPRIVISQSRAS, from the coding sequence ATGGCAATTCAATTCTTTGATAGCCCGTTCCACGTTACGCACGACGAGGAACTTGCCAGCAAAATGGCGTTGAAAATGGAGCTGTCGATATTCATCAGTGACTGCATCAAAAAACTGGGTCTCAAGCAGAGCGAAGCGGCCTCCTTGTTGAACGTGACCCAATCACGCATTTCTGAGCTAACCACAGGCAAGATCGAGAAGTTTACGATCGACGCAATGATGGACATGCTGGATAGACTGGGATTTCGCACCACGTTCACGTTGCCCTCCAACGAAGCCGGTGCCCTTCCCCGGATAGTCATTTCTCAGTCTCGCGCCAGCTAG
- a CDS encoding 4-oxalocrotonate tautomerase family protein, whose protein sequence is MPFVSVRITRDGVTTEQKAQVIAEITETLERVLNKRPDLTHIVIEEVDTDNWGYAGITTTQYRKQLAEEGQS, encoded by the coding sequence ATGCCTTTCGTAAGCGTGCGCATCACCCGCGATGGCGTTACCACTGAGCAGAAAGCTCAGGTGATTGCCGAGATCACTGAAACACTGGAGCGCGTGCTCAACAAACGCCCTGACCTGACCCACATCGTGATCGAGGAAGTCGACACCGATAACTGGGGCTACGCCGGGATCACCACCACCCAGTACCGCAAGCAACTGGCGGAAGAGGGGCAGTCATGA
- a CDS encoding SDR family oxidoreductase — MSNSKKVVVITGASQGLGDGMVKAFRELGYQIVATSRSIKPSTDPDILTVAGDIGEPETAQRVIREAIARFGRIDTLVNNAGIFIAKPFTAYTAEDYANVLSVNLNGFFYITQLAIAEMEKNGSGHVVNITTSLVDHAIDGVPSVLASLTKGGLNAATRSLAIEYAKRGIRVNAVSPGIIKTPMHGEETHAALGALHPVGHMGEIEDIAQAVVYLDNAKFVTGEILHVDGGQSAGH, encoded by the coding sequence ATGAGCAATTCGAAAAAAGTCGTTGTCATCACTGGCGCATCCCAAGGTCTCGGCGATGGCATGGTCAAGGCCTTCCGTGAACTCGGTTACCAGATCGTCGCCACTTCGCGTTCGATCAAACCGTCCACCGATCCGGACATCCTCACCGTAGCCGGCGACATCGGCGAACCGGAAACAGCCCAGCGCGTGATCCGTGAAGCGATCGCCCGTTTCGGCCGCATCGACACCCTGGTCAACAACGCCGGCATCTTCATCGCCAAGCCGTTCACCGCGTATACCGCTGAAGACTACGCCAACGTGCTGTCGGTGAACCTCAACGGCTTCTTCTACATCACCCAGCTGGCCATTGCCGAAATGGAAAAAAATGGCAGCGGCCACGTCGTCAACATCACCACCAGCTTGGTGGACCATGCGATCGACGGCGTACCGTCGGTATTGGCCTCGCTGACCAAAGGTGGCCTGAACGCAGCAACCCGCTCCCTGGCCATCGAGTACGCCAAGCGCGGTATCCGTGTAAACGCGGTGAGCCCAGGCATCATCAAAACCCCGATGCACGGCGAAGAAACCCACGCCGCACTGGGCGCTCTGCACCCGGTCGGGCACATGGGCGAGATTGAGGACATTGCACAAGCGGTCGTGTACCTGGACAACGCCAAGTTCGTCACTGGCGAAATCCTGCACGTTGATGGTGGGCAGAGCGCGGGTCACTAA
- a CDS encoding DsbA family oxidoreductase, with protein MTASVTIDFVSDVVCPWCALGAAALERAIENVAGEISVELTYKPFELNPSMPAEGEKAVEHLMRKYGRTAQDVANGKAMQIERGNAIGFKFDLEKRTHFYNTFDAHRLLLWALEEGRQVALKKILLRAYFSEGQNPSDQQTLVRLAGEAGLDEARAREVLASGAFADEVRELEEFYRQHGINSVPAMVLNGRHLVSGSQSIEYYEQMLRQMAQAPAEA; from the coding sequence ATGACGGCGTCGGTGACCATCGATTTCGTCTCCGATGTGGTGTGCCCTTGGTGCGCACTGGGAGCGGCGGCGCTGGAACGGGCGATCGAGAACGTGGCGGGTGAGATTTCGGTTGAGCTGACCTACAAGCCTTTTGAGCTGAACCCGAGCATGCCGGCCGAAGGCGAAAAAGCCGTCGAGCACTTGATGCGCAAATACGGACGTACCGCTCAGGACGTCGCCAATGGCAAAGCGATGCAGATCGAACGCGGCAATGCCATCGGCTTCAAGTTCGACCTGGAGAAGCGCACCCACTTCTACAACACCTTCGACGCTCACCGTTTGTTGCTTTGGGCATTGGAGGAAGGGCGTCAGGTGGCGCTGAAGAAGATCCTGCTTCGCGCTTACTTCAGTGAAGGCCAGAACCCGAGTGATCAGCAGACGCTGGTGCGGCTGGCAGGTGAAGCCGGGTTGGACGAAGCCCGTGCTCGGGAGGTGTTGGCGTCGGGCGCGTTTGCCGACGAGGTGCGGGAGCTTGAGGAGTTTTACCGGCAGCACGGCATCAATTCGGTCCCGGCCATGGTGCTGAACGGCCGTCACCTGGTGTCCGGTTCGCAATCGATCGAGTACTACGAACAGATGTTGCGACAAATGGCCCAGGCCCCCGCCGAAGCCTGA
- a CDS encoding four-carbon acid sugar kinase family protein: MSMLIIADDLSGAADCAIGFASAGLQTVVTLDASNDQPDAQVIAADTDTRRLSPEQAAERTVAAFKALRKPGQRLYKKIDSTLRGNWAAEVAALQPLAGLAIVAPAFPATGRTLRGGRVFVNGQPLETTDTWKLENADRPADVEAMLVAAGLRTAKLDLDTLRGNPDALVHHFAELARSTTQALIVDAQTEDDLLTLARLTASLEQPLFWIGSGGLAREIARLPDFFATPDPRAETAVSESNQAPILVLVGSLSGVCERQCSVLKDSGGLSELIVPPAVLRQGLSHPDWATWQARIGEQLEGWSDLLLRIGRDDAFDPQEGAHLSTQLAVLVEPHFAKIGGLIATGGETARAILTTVGIDSLQLLAEVEAGVAYGRPTASRHGYRPAIITKAGAFGTDRALYAAWQHLSEINDRSQPQRTRTQGLE; the protein is encoded by the coding sequence ATGAGCATGTTGATCATCGCTGACGATCTGTCCGGCGCGGCGGATTGCGCCATCGGCTTTGCCAGTGCCGGGTTGCAGACCGTGGTGACGCTCGACGCCTCGAATGATCAGCCCGACGCACAGGTGATCGCCGCCGATACCGACACTCGGCGCCTGTCACCCGAACAGGCCGCCGAGCGTACCGTCGCGGCGTTCAAGGCCCTGCGCAAACCCGGGCAGCGCTTGTACAAGAAAATCGATTCGACCTTGCGCGGCAACTGGGCGGCCGAAGTTGCCGCCCTGCAACCGCTGGCCGGCCTGGCCATCGTCGCTCCGGCGTTCCCGGCCACCGGGCGCACGCTGCGCGGCGGTCGGGTGTTCGTCAACGGCCAGCCGCTGGAAACCACCGACACCTGGAAACTGGAAAACGCCGACCGTCCGGCGGACGTCGAAGCCATGCTCGTCGCCGCCGGCCTTCGCACCGCGAAACTGGACCTCGACACCTTGCGTGGCAACCCCGATGCACTGGTCCATCATTTCGCCGAACTGGCCCGCAGCACCACGCAGGCACTGATCGTCGATGCGCAAACCGAAGACGATCTGCTGACCTTGGCGCGGCTGACCGCCAGCCTGGAGCAGCCGCTGTTCTGGATCGGTTCGGGCGGCCTGGCGCGGGAAATCGCCCGCCTGCCAGACTTCTTCGCCACGCCTGACCCGCGTGCCGAAACCGCCGTCAGCGAAAGCAATCAGGCGCCGATCCTGGTGCTGGTCGGCAGCCTCTCCGGTGTCTGCGAGCGACAGTGCAGCGTGCTGAAAGACAGCGGCGGATTGAGCGAATTGATCGTACCGCCAGCGGTTTTGCGCCAAGGCCTCAGCCATCCGGATTGGGCGACCTGGCAGGCGCGCATCGGCGAGCAGCTCGAGGGCTGGAGTGATCTGTTGCTGCGCATCGGTCGCGACGACGCATTCGATCCGCAGGAAGGCGCGCACCTCTCGACCCAGTTGGCTGTGCTGGTCGAGCCGCACTTCGCCAAGATCGGTGGGCTGATCGCCACGGGCGGCGAGACGGCGCGGGCGATCTTGACCACGGTCGGCATCGACAGCCTGCAACTGCTGGCGGAAGTCGAAGCTGGTGTGGCCTATGGTCGACCCACCGCCTCCCGCCATGGCTATCGCCCGGCAATCATTACCAAGGCAGGCGCGTTCGGCACCGACCGCGCCCTGTATGCGGCATGGCAACACCTGAGCGAAATCAATGATCGCTCCCAGCCTCAACGCACACGAACCCAAGGACTCGAATGA
- the pdxA gene encoding 4-hydroxythreonine-4-phosphate dehydrogenase PdxA codes for MSNYLPIIGITMGDASGVGPEIIVKSLTHDIVYQQCRPLVIGDARRLEQANVIVGGSAKVRRIEDASQARYEAGIIDCIDLDLIPDGLPFGELSPIAGDAAYQYIARAVELAEAKQIDAICTAPLNKEALHAGGHKYPGHTEMLAHLTHVDEVSMMLVAPQLRVIHVTTHIGIIDAIRKIEPGLVQRTIERGNATLIKAGIARPRIGVCGINPHAGENGLFGYGEEEEKIIPAVKLLQARGLDVTGPLPADTLFFRAGRGDFDLVVAMYHDQGHGPVKVLGLEAGVNVTVGLEVIRTSVDHGTAFDIAGKGIADERSLLEALRQGAELATRR; via the coding sequence ATGAGCAATTACCTCCCCATCATCGGCATCACCATGGGCGACGCTTCGGGTGTCGGTCCGGAAATCATCGTCAAAAGCCTGACCCACGACATCGTCTACCAACAATGCCGGCCGTTGGTGATCGGCGATGCGCGACGCCTGGAACAGGCCAACGTGATCGTCGGTGGCAGCGCCAAAGTGCGCCGAATTGAGGACGCGTCACAGGCGCGCTACGAGGCCGGCATCATCGATTGCATCGACCTAGACCTGATCCCCGATGGCTTGCCATTCGGCGAGTTGTCGCCGATTGCTGGTGACGCCGCGTATCAATACATCGCCCGCGCCGTGGAGCTGGCCGAAGCCAAGCAAATCGATGCGATCTGCACCGCGCCGCTGAACAAGGAAGCGCTGCACGCCGGCGGCCACAAGTACCCCGGCCACACCGAAATGCTCGCGCACCTGACCCACGTCGACGAAGTGTCGATGATGCTGGTGGCGCCGCAGCTGCGGGTAATTCACGTCACGACCCACATCGGCATCATCGACGCGATCCGCAAGATCGAGCCGGGCCTGGTGCAACGCACCATCGAACGCGGCAACGCGACGTTGATCAAGGCAGGCATTGCCCGGCCACGCATCGGCGTGTGCGGCATCAACCCGCATGCCGGCGAAAACGGCTTGTTCGGTTATGGCGAAGAGGAAGAAAAAATCATCCCGGCGGTGAAGTTGTTGCAGGCGCGCGGCCTCGACGTGACCGGCCCGTTGCCGGCCGACACGCTGTTCTTCCGTGCCGGTCGCGGCGATTTCGACTTGGTGGTAGCGATGTATCACGACCAGGGCCACGGTCCGGTCAAAGTGCTCGGCCTCGAAGCCGGTGTGAACGTGACCGTCGGCCTGGAAGTGATTCGTACCTCGGTTGATCACGGCACCGCTTTCGATATCGCCGGCAAGGGTATTGCCGATGAACGCAGCCTGCTTGAAGCACTGCGTCAGGGCGCGGAGCTGGCCACGCGACGGTGA